The following are encoded together in the Triticum dicoccoides isolate Atlit2015 ecotype Zavitan chromosome 6B, WEW_v2.0, whole genome shotgun sequence genome:
- the LOC119322681 gene encoding SKP1-like protein 1 yields the protein MATSDAGEKKMLMLKSSDGEEFDVEEVVAMESQTIRHMIEDDCADKVIPIHNINSEILSKVIEYCNKHVLAKPGNVATGSPGAVASNTMPPAALAKDLKLGDAEFIKVNHATLFDLIQAASYLKIKGLLDLTCQTVADMIRGKTPEEIRNFFNIKKDYLPEEEEKIHMENQWAFQ from the exons ATGGCGACCTCGGACGCGGGCGAGAAGAAGATGCTCATGCTCAAGTCGTCTGACGGCGAGGAGTTTGACGTGGAGGAGGTGGTCGCAATGGAATCGCAGACCATCCGCCACATGATTGAGGATGACTGCGCTGACAAAGTCATCCCGATCCACAACATCAACTCCGAGATCCTCTCCAAGGTCATCGAGTACTGCAACAAACATGTCCTGGCCAAGCCAGGCAACGTCGCCACTGGATCCCCTGGTGCCGTTGCGTCTAACACCATGCCTCCCGCCGCCCTAGCCAAGGACCTCAAGCTCGGGGACgcagaattcatcaaggtcaaccaTGCCACCCTCTTCGACCTCATCCAG GCTGCAAGTTACCTCAAGATCAAGGGGTTGTTGGACCTGACCTGCCAGACTGTTGCAGACATGATTAGGGGCAAAACTCCGGAGGAGATCCGTAATTTCTTCAACATCAAGAAGGACTacttgccagaggaggaggagaagatccACATGGAGAACCAATGGGCATTTCAGTAG